The window ACAACTCCCATGGTTGGTGTGGAGTCGGCCAATACTTTCCGGAAAAGGACCTGGTTATTTCCCTGTTGCTCCAAGTGATCGGTGCGGGATTTTGCGGCGGAACCGGTGGGTAGATCGCGTACCGGAATTTGCGGCACCGGGGTCCGGCTGGCGGCAGCGACGGTATCCCGGCTGATGCCATAATTGACGATGATGTTATTTTGGTTTGGAACGTAATTATTCAACACCCGGGTCTGTTCATGGACGGCACGAACCTGGGTGGTTGGCACGGTAAAATTATGCACGGCGGGATCGTTGAAGCGTGACACCGGCACATACGTGTAGTGTTTGGCTTCCAATTCGAAGTCGTAATTCACTCCGACTTTCCGCCCGTGGTGCGTAAAACCGGTATTAACGGAAAAGTACGCGCCGGGCGGCAAGGGTGCCCAGCCACAGTAATCATGTGAGTAACGCCAGCTTACCCAAGCGGGAGCCCAAGTAGTGTCTGGCACCCAGAGCCACCCGCGCACCGAATGATGCTGCCAGCGCCCATAATGGAAGGCGGCCCAGCCCCAAGGATACTCGGATTGCCAATACCAGCCGTAATCGGTGTAGAGCCAGCGTCCACCTTGGCTATAGGGACGCCAACCTGGAGTGCTGTTAACGATTGCTGGTTGCCAGCAATACCCATAATCACCGACGTTGATCCAACTTCCGTAAGGTGAAAGCGAGGAGTAAAAGGTATTATTGACCACCACTGGCTGCGCCGCTGGCGTGTCGGTTACCACCGGAGGCAATGGCGGCGGACTTACCTGTGTTGTGACCGGCAAGGATGGCGTAACCACGGTTACCGGTGTCGTGGGAGGTAGCACTGGCGGAGGTGGGCTGGTCGTGACGGCAGTTGTTGGGGGGGCTGGTTCGGTTCGGGCCGTCATCGGCGGCTCTCCCATTTTGGCCTCTTTGCGGAGCATGGCGGAGACAATCTGGGGCGACATTCCCAAATCGTTTAAATATACGATATGATCCGCCGTGAGCGGGAACGTGTACGCGGAATGCTCGATAAAAGCCAGCACCACATCTTCGCCCACCCCTGCATTGGAAAGCTTGATGACTTCCACCACCCCTGTGGGAAAGTTCATGACTGCGGGATCAAAGAACTTTTTCGGTGGTGGTGTGACCACTTTGGCTGCCTCGATGGGGGGGGCGGCGGTAACCACGACCACGGTTGGTGGTGGAGTTGTGTTTTTTTCCACACGGCTGGTTTGTTCGTTGGACGGCCTACATGCCACCAACCAGGTCAGGCAGATTCCCAACCCTGCTCCGATGACTCCCCGACGAAAGCTTGTTTT of the Verrucomicrobiota bacterium genome contains:
- a CDS encoding DUF6600 domain-containing protein; this encodes MKTSFRRGVIGAGLGICLTWLVACRPSNEQTSRVEKNTTPPPTVVVVTAAPPIEAAKVVTPPPKKFFDPAVMNFPTGVVEVIKLSNAGVGEDVVLAFIEHSAYTFPLTADHIVYLNDLGMSPQIVSAMLRKEAKMGEPPMTARTEPAPPTTAVTTSPPPPVLPPTTPVTVVTPSLPVTTQVSPPPLPPVVTDTPAAQPVVVNNTFYSSLSPYGSWINVGDYGYCWQPAIVNSTPGWRPYSQGGRWLYTDYGWYWQSEYPWGWAAFHYGRWQHHSVRGWLWVPDTTWAPAWVSWRYSHDYCGWAPLPPGAYFSVNTGFTHHGRKVGVNYDFELEAKHYTYVPVSRFNDPAVHNFTVPTTQVRAVHEQTRVLNNYVPNQNNIIVNYGISRDTVAAASRTPVPQIPVRDLPTGSAAKSRTDHLEQQGNNQVLFRKVLADSTPTMGVVPHNTPITRDVIKPPSLPVPPIVTMPSQTPRPIVPAPVATRPVEIMPSPGPRPDIIRPNPAIITPKHNATPEKTQVNQNTHTTPVAPPSQPTATPVMPRLNRDSQTPAPTPVKPALETRVVAQGPTLPVNTFSAINQPSRGNVNNTPPALTFKAPITTTLSAPPPSRPMEVSRPTFSYQPRTVLTTPSPVIPASRPDASATSHTPPGDSSNKNKKP